One genomic segment of Salinigranum rubrum includes these proteins:
- a CDS encoding HVO_0758 family zinc finger protein: protein MKSTRKGLREGELHKDNYERLVCSDCEKTLKKKNDPDEVFSVRTCPECGRQWKELR, encoded by the coding sequence ATGAAATCGACGCGGAAGGGGCTTCGAGAGGGTGAACTGCACAAGGACAACTACGAGCGCCTCGTCTGCAGCGACTGTGAGAAGACGCTGAAGAAGAAGAACGACCCCGACGAGGTGTTCTCCGTGCGGACCTGCCCCGAGTGCGGACGGCAGTGGAAGGAACTGCGGTAG
- a CDS encoding VOC family protein, with translation MIGPLSQVTLVVGNQTDAATFYTDKLGFEKRADEPMGEDKRWVTVAPPEGDLEIVLQSPDWFEDEEVVRRRSMIGESPELAFSVDDCRETYETLTDRGVEFHSPPESVPWGVQAVAYDLYGNRLVLIEQNGDSAAE, from the coding sequence ATGATCGGTCCGCTATCGCAGGTGACCCTCGTCGTAGGGAACCAGACCGACGCCGCGACGTTTTACACCGACAAACTGGGGTTCGAGAAGCGGGCGGACGAACCGATGGGCGAGGACAAACGCTGGGTGACCGTCGCGCCACCCGAAGGCGACCTCGAAATCGTCCTCCAGTCGCCGGACTGGTTCGAGGACGAGGAGGTGGTCCGGCGACGGTCGATGATCGGCGAGAGCCCCGAGTTGGCCTTCTCCGTCGACGACTGCCGGGAGACGTACGAGACGCTCACGGACCGTGGCGTCGAGTTCCACTCGCCACCCGAGTCGGTTCCGTGGGGGGTACAGGCGGTCGCGTACGACCTCTACGGGAATCGACTCGTCCTCATCGAGCAGAACGGCGACAGCGCGGCGGAGTAG
- a CDS encoding DUF7388 family protein, with protein MLTGERAVAETGLDALALKPAECDVRRALDVPLPTVAIDYEGRESLPDSEVLARLAAEKTVRLTIPVRADGFDPLGDDSRWASIPERVERVLVAGHGAYLSDDEKKRAVAPRLRAARERAPGAWVGTEGIERIALAAGGTQYELLSRSTKRDVRALRAAGFDGQVALYAPTVLTDDEDVVLDAVGSYAARRRPVARALPDGASVDATAAGRAREVLSAAVRDYALVGAPDVVREQVRELREVGVDIVVGYPARGVDEFCG; from the coding sequence ATGTTGACTGGTGAGCGCGCCGTCGCCGAGACGGGCCTCGACGCGCTCGCGCTGAAGCCCGCCGAGTGCGACGTGCGCCGCGCGCTGGACGTGCCGCTGCCGACGGTCGCCATCGACTACGAGGGCCGCGAGTCGCTGCCCGACTCCGAGGTCCTCGCCCGCCTCGCCGCCGAGAAGACGGTCCGCCTGACGATTCCCGTGCGCGCCGACGGTTTCGACCCGCTGGGCGACGACTCCCGCTGGGCGTCGATCCCCGAGCGCGTCGAGCGAGTGCTCGTCGCGGGCCACGGCGCGTATCTCTCCGACGACGAGAAGAAACGCGCCGTCGCTCCCAGACTCCGCGCGGCGCGCGAGCGAGCCCCCGGCGCGTGGGTCGGCACCGAGGGCATCGAACGCATCGCGCTCGCCGCCGGCGGGACGCAGTACGAACTCCTCTCGCGGTCGACGAAGCGGGACGTTCGCGCGCTCCGCGCCGCGGGGTTCGACGGACAGGTGGCGCTGTACGCTCCGACGGTGCTGACCGACGACGAGGACGTCGTGCTCGACGCCGTGGGGTCGTACGCGGCGCGCCGTCGTCCCGTCGCCCGCGCGCTTCCCGACGGCGCATCGGTCGACGCCACGGCCGCGGGACGCGCCCGAGAGGTACTCTCCGCGGCGGTCCGCGACTACGCGCTCGTCGGCGCGCCCGACGTGGTCCGCGAGCAGGTTCGCGAACTCAGAGAGGTCGGCGTCGACATCGTCGTCGGCTACCCCGCCCGCGGCGTCGACGAGTTCTGCGGGTAA
- a CDS encoding glycosyltransferase family protein, whose protein sequence is MEYVQERVTTLHDLGDAAPTAPVDRAAVVVPMTEREYAGLAADRVLSSLERVAPARVVVPLRAPAERAGAFADWLAEYDLPLTVVWCDGPRVDALLDEHDLDGTRGKGRDVWLALGAALVDDGDVEFVVFHDADTKTYDASYVHRLLFPLARGHSFSKGYYARVEDRRLYGRLFRLFYAPLVRALDEEHDAAVIDYFDSFRYALAGEFAATRDLAARLRMQRSWGLEVGTLGDAFAHAGFEGSAQVDLGAYEHDHRAVSGPTGLSDMSRGVGRALLSTVEEHGVTPDYGGLPDRYRETANRFVRAYATDAAFNGFDYPTEEERSQVDRYAEAVVPPTEDDRLPAWSDAPITPRDVRERSREDLREVRE, encoded by the coding sequence ATGGAGTACGTCCAAGAGCGGGTCACGACGCTCCACGACCTCGGGGACGCCGCGCCGACAGCCCCGGTCGACCGGGCCGCGGTGGTCGTGCCGATGACGGAGCGCGAGTACGCCGGCCTCGCCGCCGACCGCGTCCTCTCGTCGCTCGAACGCGTCGCCCCCGCCCGCGTCGTCGTCCCCCTCCGCGCGCCGGCCGAACGCGCCGGCGCGTTCGCCGACTGGCTCGCCGAGTACGACCTCCCGCTCACCGTCGTCTGGTGTGACGGGCCGCGGGTGGATGCGCTCCTGGACGAACACGACCTCGACGGGACGCGCGGCAAGGGACGCGACGTCTGGCTCGCGCTCGGCGCCGCGCTCGTCGACGACGGCGACGTCGAGTTCGTCGTGTTCCACGACGCCGACACGAAGACGTACGACGCCTCGTACGTCCACCGTCTCCTGTTCCCGCTCGCTCGTGGACACTCGTTCTCGAAGGGGTACTACGCCCGCGTGGAGGACCGACGGCTCTACGGGCGGCTCTTCCGCCTGTTCTACGCGCCGCTGGTCCGCGCACTCGACGAGGAACACGACGCCGCCGTCATCGACTACTTCGACTCGTTCCGCTACGCGCTCGCCGGGGAGTTCGCCGCGACGCGCGACCTCGCCGCTCGACTCCGGATGCAGCGCTCGTGGGGGCTCGAAGTCGGTACCCTCGGCGACGCGTTCGCCCACGCCGGTTTCGAGGGGAGCGCGCAGGTCGACCTCGGCGCGTACGAACACGACCACCGCGCCGTCTCGGGCCCGACGGGTCTCTCCGACATGTCCCGCGGCGTCGGCCGGGCGCTCCTCTCGACGGTCGAGGAACACGGTGTGACGCCCGACTACGGCGGCCTCCCCGACCGCTACCGGGAGACGGCGAACCGGTTCGTCCGCGCCTACGCGACCGACGCGGCGTTCAACGGCTTCGACTACCCCACGGAAGAGGAACGCTCACAGGTCGACCGATACGCCGAGGCGGTCGTCCCGCCCACCGAGGACGACCGCCTCCCGGCGTGGAGCGACGCCCCGATCACGCCCCGTGACGTCCGCGAGCGGTCCCGAGAAGACCTCCGGGAGGTGCGCGAATGA
- a CDS encoding Hsp20/alpha crystallin family protein, with amino-acid sequence MTGIREIGESVANTVLERVGRGMSRVQERKPLPYDLLESDDAYLVVFDAPGIQRSDVQVRFLDGQVQVRIDRFREFYEGFEMRFPGRGLSLDGEVTLPDDAAVNADGASATLADNGTLRIRIPKDDRATDVEVRDEEVESDDTDDADAP; translated from the coding sequence ATGACAGGTATTCGTGAGATCGGAGAGTCGGTCGCCAACACGGTCCTCGAGCGGGTCGGGCGCGGGATGAGTCGCGTTCAGGAACGAAAACCCCTCCCGTACGACCTCCTCGAGAGCGACGACGCGTATTTGGTCGTCTTCGACGCCCCGGGCATCCAGCGCTCGGACGTCCAGGTCCGCTTCCTCGACGGGCAGGTGCAGGTCCGCATCGACCGGTTCCGTGAGTTCTACGAGGGCTTCGAGATGCGCTTCCCCGGCCGCGGTCTCTCGCTCGACGGAGAGGTGACGCTCCCCGACGACGCGGCGGTCAACGCCGACGGCGCGTCCGCGACGCTCGCCGACAACGGCACCCTGCGGATTCGAATCCCCAAAGACGACCGCGCGACGGACGTCGAGGTCCGAGACGAGGAGGTCGAAAGCGACGACACGGACGACGCCGACGCGCCCTGA
- a CDS encoding DHH family phosphoesterase produces the protein MSARIEPLVLLQDIGSVLDGAESFVRTYPELAVAVAFAAVALVGGAYALLRFKRPMGTRFLETLASRDEVVVLMHPNPDPDAMAAAIGVACIARQVGTEATLQYTGQIRHQENRAFRTVLDLDMDAIDHVSDLAAEAVVLVDHNEPRGFAGAEGILPFAVVDHHPGDGTGEAFTDVRTGYGSCSSIVAEYFRDIGATPVPPDMHASEVTAEYTLPSTVSTGLLYGILTDTNRLTAGCSAPDFSAAGYLYPGIDEDLLNRIANPEVSKEVLEAKARAIAGRQVQGPFLVSDIGALSNLDAIPQAADELIKMEGVTATVVVGEKNGNIYLSGRSRDDRVHMGRTLETALTDVPGSSAGGHARMGGAQITHSDGVVDTDGGARIEREVLVKRLFDSMSGET, from the coding sequence ATGTCCGCGAGAATCGAGCCCCTCGTTCTCCTCCAGGACATCGGGTCGGTTCTCGATGGGGCCGAGTCGTTCGTGCGGACGTATCCCGAGCTCGCGGTAGCGGTCGCGTTCGCGGCCGTCGCGCTGGTCGGCGGGGCGTACGCCCTCTTGCGCTTCAAGCGCCCGATGGGGACGCGGTTTCTGGAGACGCTCGCGAGCCGTGACGAGGTCGTGGTGTTGATGCATCCGAACCCCGACCCCGACGCCATGGCCGCGGCCATCGGCGTCGCGTGTATCGCGCGCCAGGTCGGCACCGAGGCGACGCTGCAGTACACCGGGCAGATCCGCCATCAGGAGAACCGCGCGTTCCGGACGGTGCTCGACCTCGACATGGACGCTATCGACCACGTGTCGGACCTCGCCGCGGAAGCGGTCGTCCTCGTCGACCACAACGAACCGCGGGGCTTCGCGGGCGCCGAGGGCATCCTCCCATTCGCCGTCGTCGACCACCACCCGGGCGACGGCACGGGCGAGGCGTTCACCGACGTCCGGACCGGCTACGGGTCGTGTTCGAGCATCGTCGCCGAGTACTTCCGCGACATCGGCGCGACGCCCGTCCCGCCGGACATGCACGCCTCGGAGGTCACGGCCGAGTACACCCTGCCGTCGACCGTCTCGACGGGCCTCCTGTACGGCATCCTCACCGACACCAACCGGCTCACCGCGGGCTGTTCGGCCCCGGACTTCTCGGCGGCGGGGTATCTGTACCCCGGCATCGACGAGGACCTGCTGAACCGAATCGCCAACCCCGAGGTGTCGAAGGAGGTGCTGGAGGCGAAGGCGCGCGCCATCGCCGGCCGGCAGGTCCAGGGCCCGTTCCTCGTCAGCGACATCGGCGCGCTGTCGAATCTGGATGCGATTCCGCAGGCCGCGGACGAACTCATCAAGATGGAGGGCGTGACCGCGACGGTGGTGGTCGGCGAGAAGAACGGCAACATCTACCTCTCGGGCCGGTCGCGCGACGACCGCGTCCACATGGGCCGGACGCTGGAGACGGCGCTGACGGACGTGCCCGGGTCCTCGGCGGGCGGCCACGCGCGGATGGGCGGCGCACAGATCACTCACAGTGACGGCGTCGTCGACACGGACGGTGGCGCGCGTATCGAGCGCGAAGTGCTCGTCAAACGGCTGTTCGACTCGATGTCCGGTGAGACGTGA
- a CDS encoding DUF7109 family protein has product MTAPTPFDADVLPVDDADELAGVVDLFGALSSEEIAAALVELAYRQRGDVRADRVEEATDRAVAWAVERYYLVEYTPTDLVGAEDADGDAEDADGDAEDADGDAEDADGDAEDADGDAEDADRGDTENVDGDAAYDPLLTVGPVAFPSLPEEAEDLPHILDFETRTVVRESLARAVETRLRGDAARAVVAEDEARIQHLFDVTYDLEAWAPVDVGEVRERLEDALAASDEDDDGDEGPNA; this is encoded by the coding sequence ATGACCGCCCCGACGCCGTTCGACGCCGACGTCCTCCCTGTCGACGACGCCGACGAACTCGCGGGCGTCGTGGACCTGTTCGGTGCCCTCTCCTCCGAGGAGATTGCCGCCGCGCTCGTCGAACTCGCGTACCGACAGCGCGGCGACGTTCGGGCTGACCGAGTCGAAGAGGCGACCGACCGCGCCGTCGCCTGGGCGGTCGAACGATACTATCTCGTGGAGTACACGCCCACTGACCTAGTGGGCGCCGAGGACGCGGACGGGGACGCCGAGGACGCGGACGGGGACGCCGAGGACGCGGACGGGGACGCCGAGGACGCGGACGGGGACGCCGAGGACGCGGACGGGGACGCCGAGGACGCGGACCGGGGAGACACCGAGAACGTGGACGGGGACGCCGCCTACGACCCGCTCCTCACCGTCGGTCCCGTCGCCTTCCCCTCCCTCCCCGAGGAGGCCGAGGACCTCCCGCACATCCTCGACTTCGAGACGCGCACGGTCGTGCGGGAGTCGCTGGCGCGAGCGGTCGAGACGCGGCTTCGCGGCGACGCCGCCCGTGCGGTCGTCGCCGAGGACGAGGCGCGCATCCAGCACCTGTTCGACGTGACCTACGACCTGGAGGCGTGGGCGCCCGTCGATGTCGGGGAGGTTCGCGAACGGCTCGAAGACGCGCTGGCGGCGTCGGATGAGGACGACGACGGGGACGAGGGGCCGAACGCATAG
- a CDS encoding DoxX family protein — MTTNRVEWFGKPIEFTYSESITGYVTVMLRLITGYWFLNAGVSKYTFVSGEAFNAAGWLANGTAGSPIHGFFLFAAETPWLLGFTNLAIPVGQTLIGLALILGAFTRFAAFWGAFLMVFFYLGNADWAHGYVNGDLFGLLMFVVVGTLAAGRILGLDRMLEATEFVRQRPVLKYLLG, encoded by the coding sequence ATGACTACCAACAGAGTCGAGTGGTTTGGCAAGCCCATCGAATTCACCTACTCGGAGTCGATTACTGGATACGTGACGGTCATGCTGCGGCTCATCACTGGCTACTGGTTCCTCAACGCCGGGGTGAGCAAGTACACCTTCGTCTCGGGCGAGGCGTTCAACGCGGCCGGGTGGCTGGCGAACGGGACGGCCGGTAGCCCCATCCACGGCTTCTTCCTCTTCGCCGCGGAGACGCCGTGGCTGCTCGGCTTCACGAACCTCGCCATCCCCGTCGGCCAGACGCTCATCGGACTCGCGCTCATCCTGGGCGCGTTCACCCGCTTTGCCGCCTTCTGGGGCGCGTTCCTGATGGTGTTCTTCTACCTGGGGAACGCCGACTGGGCGCACGGCTACGTCAACGGTGACCTGTTCGGTCTCCTGATGTTCGTGGTCGTCGGCACCCTCGCCGCGGGCCGCATCCTCGGCCTCGACCGGATGCTCGAAGCGACGGAGTTCGTTCGCCAGCGCCCCGTGCTGAAGTACCTGCTCGGGTGA
- a CDS encoding MFS transporter produces the protein MVFLVNLARVVFAPLVGEFITVFDVGEATVGAIVTVVWVGSALPRLPAGWLLTRVPRHHVVLGTGLILTVASGFTAAADTVFTLAFGALLMGLSSGAYFVAANPLVSELYPQTVGRAMGIHGMVSQVAAVVAAPLVTLVLWYSWRVAFVCIGVGAFAATVALFVTTRRTDLPDAGADDRDLLAGIRHEWKLIVVGICLLGTTGFVWQGLFNFYELYMRTKGLSPAMARNTLTVVFAAGVPAFFVSGRLADRLPYLPYILGVIAAFAACVFVLTATTGFVGLFVVTAVIGYVIHSIFPAMDTFLLDTFPDETRGSAYAAYSAGMMLSQAGGSGAVGTLVERGIAYDTVFAGSALCLVGLVAVLGTLWALGRVPGSTGSRVVAERLTDTKSECD, from the coding sequence ATGGTGTTCCTCGTGAACCTCGCACGCGTCGTCTTCGCCCCGCTCGTCGGGGAGTTCATCACGGTGTTCGACGTCGGCGAGGCCACGGTCGGTGCCATCGTGACGGTGGTCTGGGTCGGCAGCGCCCTCCCGCGGCTCCCGGCCGGCTGGCTTCTCACGCGCGTCCCCCGGCACCACGTCGTCCTCGGAACGGGCTTGATCCTCACGGTCGCCTCGGGATTCACCGCGGCCGCCGACACCGTCTTCACTCTCGCCTTCGGTGCGCTCCTGATGGGTCTGTCGTCGGGCGCCTACTTCGTCGCCGCCAACCCGCTGGTGAGCGAACTCTACCCCCAGACGGTCGGGCGGGCGATGGGCATCCACGGCATGGTCTCGCAGGTCGCCGCGGTTGTCGCCGCGCCGCTCGTGACGCTCGTGCTCTGGTACTCGTGGCGCGTCGCGTTCGTCTGTATCGGCGTCGGCGCGTTCGCCGCCACCGTCGCCCTGTTCGTGACCACGCGGCGGACGGACCTCCCGGACGCCGGTGCCGACGACCGCGACCTCCTCGCGGGGATCAGACACGAGTGGAAGCTCATCGTCGTCGGCATCTGTCTCCTCGGGACGACGGGCTTCGTCTGGCAGGGGCTGTTCAACTTCTACGAACTGTACATGCGGACGAAGGGCCTCTCGCCCGCGATGGCGCGAAACACTCTCACTGTCGTGTTCGCGGCGGGCGTGCCCGCCTTCTTCGTCTCGGGGCGACTCGCCGACCGACTCCCCTATCTCCCCTACATCCTCGGCGTCATCGCCGCGTTCGCCGCCTGCGTGTTCGTCCTCACGGCGACGACGGGGTTCGTCGGTCTGTTCGTCGTCACGGCCGTCATCGGCTACGTCATCCACAGCATCTTCCCGGCGATGGACACGTTCTTACTCGACACGTTCCCCGACGAGACGCGCGGCAGCGCCTACGCCGCCTACTCGGCCGGGATGATGCTGTCGCAGGCCGGCGGCTCCGGTGCGGTCGGGACGCTCGTCGAGCGCGGTATCGCCTACGACACGGTGTTCGCCGGCTCCGCGCTCTGCCTCGTCGGCCTGGTCGCCGTCCTCGGCACGCTCTGGGCCCTCGGCCGAGTCCCCGGGTCGACCGGAAGTCGGGTCGTCGCCGAGCGTCTCACCGACACGAAGAGCGAGTGCGACTGA
- a CDS encoding creatininase family protein: MSPPLLADCSTAAAADLLDDADVALLPTGATEQHGPHLPLGTDTRAARGVTARLDREDCVVLPPLAVGVSDHHRQFSGTLSVSPETFEAYVRETVESLAAHGLRKVVVVNGHGGNDDALRRVARRLRAAETAFVVPWNWWSNLTDEHEELFGRDHVGHAGAAETSAVSALAPDLVDEKRVGEADAGAGDVWGVHVGGAMVLDDAADFSDNGVVGVPSDGSAEAGERLLDAAVADLDRVCDWLGSRAFASLLPAEHQGR, translated from the coding sequence ATGAGCCCGCCACTGCTCGCGGACTGCTCGACCGCCGCGGCCGCCGACCTGCTCGACGACGCCGACGTCGCACTCTTGCCGACCGGCGCGACGGAACAGCACGGACCGCACCTCCCGCTCGGGACCGACACGCGGGCCGCCCGCGGGGTGACGGCCCGACTCGACCGCGAGGACTGCGTCGTTCTCCCTCCCCTCGCGGTCGGCGTGAGCGACCACCACCGGCAGTTCTCGGGGACGCTCTCGGTGTCGCCCGAGACGTTCGAGGCGTACGTGCGAGAGACCGTCGAGAGCCTCGCCGCGCACGGCCTGCGGAAGGTCGTCGTCGTGAACGGCCACGGGGGTAACGACGACGCACTCCGGCGGGTCGCGCGTCGGCTCCGGGCGGCGGAGACGGCGTTCGTCGTCCCGTGGAACTGGTGGTCGAACCTCACAGACGAGCACGAGGAACTGTTCGGCCGCGACCACGTCGGGCACGCGGGCGCGGCCGAGACGAGCGCCGTGAGCGCGCTGGCACCCGACCTCGTCGACGAGAAGCGGGTCGGGGAGGCGGACGCCGGAGCGGGGGACGTCTGGGGCGTCCACGTCGGCGGCGCGATGGTACTCGACGACGCCGCGGACTTCTCGGATAACGGCGTCGTCGGCGTCCCGTCCGACGGCAGCGCCGAGGCGGGTGAGCGACTCCTCGACGCCGCCGTCGCGGACCTCGACAGGGTGTGCGACTGGCTCGGGTCACGGGCGTTCGCGTCGCTCCTTCCGGCCGAACACCAGGGCCGCTGA
- a CDS encoding DUF5791 family protein has product MFYDVVDDPASHDAGELRAAYERALADVIDEHGAAAVAAESGVDAERLSALAAGEEADLTVEEAMAVLAVDADLDAETMTLELQDRLLMGMTTGVLDVDTLAAETDLDLSGQEVQQSLEGRRQTTLAELAAIHRVIAVRNDR; this is encoded by the coding sequence ATGTTCTACGACGTGGTCGACGACCCGGCGTCACACGATGCGGGGGAACTCCGCGCCGCGTACGAGCGGGCGCTCGCCGACGTCATCGACGAGCACGGCGCAGCGGCCGTCGCCGCCGAGTCCGGCGTCGACGCGGAGCGTCTCTCGGCGCTCGCCGCGGGCGAGGAGGCCGACCTCACCGTCGAAGAGGCGATGGCCGTCCTCGCCGTTGACGCGGACCTCGACGCCGAGACCATGACACTCGAACTTCAGGACCGACTCCTCATGGGGATGACGACGGGCGTCCTCGACGTCGACACGCTCGCCGCGGAGACCGACCTCGACCTCTCGGGTCAGGAGGTCCAGCAGTCGCTCGAAGGGCGTCGGCAGACGACGCTCGCCGAACTCGCGGCCATCCACCGCGTCATCGCCGTCCGGAACGACCGCTGA
- a CDS encoding SDR family oxidoreductase produces MRVVVLGCGYVGLELGRQLREHGHDVVGVRRSESGLASVADAGLDPARADVTDPETLSDVPDADWLVFAASSGGRGADAARRVFVDGLKNAIDEFASRESPPERLVYTSSTGVYGDHGGDWVDEGTPLDPTTDKTSVLAEAEAVALSAPLASTVARFAGLYGPERYRLDRYLTGPVTEGYLNMVHRDDAAGAVRFALEEGVDDVLLVVDDEPVSKWEFADWLADACGVDRPEKRTKEERLAAGDLSEAARRRILTSKRCSNDRLRTLGYEYAYPTFREGYRAAVDAYRGDA; encoded by the coding sequence ATGAGAGTCGTCGTCCTCGGCTGTGGTTACGTCGGGCTCGAACTCGGCCGGCAACTGCGCGAGCACGGACACGACGTGGTCGGCGTCCGTCGCTCCGAGTCGGGACTGGCGTCCGTCGCCGACGCCGGTCTCGACCCGGCCCGCGCGGACGTCACCGACCCCGAGACCCTCTCGGACGTGCCGGACGCCGACTGGCTGGTCTTCGCGGCCAGTTCGGGCGGCCGGGGTGCCGACGCCGCGCGCCGGGTGTTCGTCGACGGTCTCAAGAACGCTATCGACGAGTTCGCCTCCCGCGAGTCGCCACCCGAACGGCTCGTCTACACCTCCTCGACGGGCGTCTACGGCGACCACGGCGGCGACTGGGTCGACGAGGGCACCCCGCTCGACCCGACCACGGACAAGACGAGCGTCCTCGCCGAGGCGGAGGCGGTGGCGCTGTCGGCCCCGCTCGCCTCGACGGTCGCGCGCTTCGCCGGCCTCTACGGCCCCGAGCGATACCGGCTCGACCGCTATCTGACGGGACCGGTCACCGAGGGCTATCTGAACATGGTCCACCGGGACGACGCCGCCGGCGCGGTGCGGTTCGCGCTCGAAGAGGGGGTCGACGACGTTCTCTTAGTCGTCGACGACGAGCCCGTCTCGAAGTGGGAATTCGCGGACTGGCTCGCCGACGCGTGCGGCGTCGACCGTCCCGAGAAACGCACGAAGGAGGAGCGACTCGCCGCGGGAGACCTCTCGGAGGCTGCCCGGCGGCGCATCCTGACGAGCAAGCGCTGTTCGAACGACCGCCTCCGAACGCTCGGCTACGAGTACGCGTATCCGACGTTCCGCGAGGGCTACCGGGCCGCCGTCGACGCGTATCGGGGCGACGCGTGA
- a CDS encoding DUF7559 family protein: MPKTEELRCLNDECELDMFENHYTYDVPDDLSVEDLQCPYCGETDTLELIEL; encoded by the coding sequence ATGCCAAAGACGGAGGAACTCCGGTGTCTCAACGACGAGTGTGAGCTGGACATGTTCGAGAACCACTACACGTACGACGTCCCCGACGACCTCTCCGTCGAGGACCTGCAGTGTCCCTACTGCGGGGAGACCGACACGCTCGAACTCATCGAGTTGTGA
- a CDS encoding aldo/keto reductase: protein MATREGTWRYRNRFGDSFGRTYFRRFPPGVVSSLGIGTYLGDATDAVDDRYHDALVTAFESGVNLADTAINYRCQRSERVVGRALSSAEVARDEVVVATKGGFLPFDGSPPDDPSRYVREAFLDTGLLAPDDLARGSHALSPDFLDAMLDRSLSNLGLDRVDLYYVHNPETQLHVRSREAVYDLLEAAFERLEQRRADGDVGAYGVATWNAFRVPPDHDQYLSLAEVVDRAETAAERVGAEESGLAAVQLPFNVAMADAFTRAAHGDGGEQSALEYAHERGLHVFTSASIGQGDLARSLPPDVDVELAGDTAAQRALNFARSAPGVTASLVGTASRAHVAENVAAGTFDPLGARAFDAVFE, encoded by the coding sequence ATGGCCACTCGCGAGGGCACCTGGCGGTACCGGAACCGCTTCGGCGACAGCTTCGGCCGCACCTACTTCCGGCGGTTTCCCCCCGGCGTCGTCTCCTCTCTCGGCATCGGGACCTACCTCGGCGACGCCACGGACGCCGTCGACGACCGCTACCACGACGCGCTCGTGACGGCGTTCGAGAGCGGCGTCAACCTCGCCGATACCGCGATCAACTACCGCTGTCAGCGCTCCGAGCGCGTCGTCGGCCGGGCGCTTTCGAGTGCGGAGGTGGCGCGCGACGAGGTGGTCGTCGCGACCAAGGGCGGCTTCCTCCCCTTCGACGGCTCCCCTCCGGACGACCCCTCGCGGTACGTCCGCGAGGCGTTCCTCGACACGGGCCTCCTCGCACCCGACGACCTCGCGCGCGGCAGTCACGCGCTCTCGCCCGACTTCCTCGACGCGATGCTCGACCGCTCGCTGTCGAACCTCGGTCTCGACCGAGTCGACCTCTACTACGTCCACAACCCTGAAACGCAACTCCACGTGCGCTCGCGCGAGGCGGTGTACGACCTCCTCGAAGCGGCGTTCGAGCGACTCGAACAGCGCCGCGCGGACGGAGACGTCGGGGCGTACGGCGTCGCCACCTGGAACGCCTTCCGGGTACCGCCCGACCACGACCAGTACCTCTCGCTCGCCGAGGTCGTCGACCGCGCGGAAACAGCGGCTGAGCGCGTCGGTGCCGAGGAGTCGGGGCTCGCGGCCGTTCAACTCCCGTTCAACGTGGCGATGGCCGACGCGTTCACCCGCGCGGCCCACGGCGACGGCGGTGAACAGAGCGCGCTCGAATACGCCCACGAGCGGGGTCTGCACGTGTTCACCTCGGCGAGCATCGGCCAGGGCGACCTCGCCCGCTCGCTCCCGCCCGACGTCGACGTCGAACTCGCGGGCGACACGGCCGCGCAGCGCGCGCTCAACTTCGCCCGGTCGGCACCCGGCGTGACCGCCTCGCTCGTCGGGACCGCCAGTCGAGCCCACGTCGCCGAGAACGTCGCCGCGGGGACGTTCGACCCGCTCGGCGCGCGGGCGTTCGACGCGGTGTTCGAGTGA
- a CDS encoding NUDIX hydrolase, whose protein sequence is MDLSGVGRHTPASLEGMSRQAAVVAPAVDCDGEDHLLFTKRADHLGEHAGQMSFPGGGREPSDESLEATALREAHEEIGLRPEEVELFGRLDDIETVTDYSVRPFVARIPDREYTPDEREVAEIAVLSVADLTDRANYESEQRDHPHYGEIRIHFFHVDGYTVWGATGRMLVQLLELTTDWRMPPEVDRVVDPDADLPV, encoded by the coding sequence ATGGACCTCTCCGGCGTCGGTCGGCACACGCCCGCTTCGCTCGAGGGGATGTCGCGGCAGGCGGCGGTCGTCGCTCCCGCCGTCGACTGCGACGGGGAGGACCACCTCCTCTTCACCAAACGCGCGGACCACCTCGGCGAGCACGCCGGACAGATGAGTTTTCCCGGCGGCGGGCGCGAACCGAGCGACGAGTCGCTGGAGGCGACCGCGCTCCGCGAGGCCCACGAGGAGATCGGCCTCCGGCCCGAGGAGGTCGAACTGTTCGGTAGGCTCGACGACATCGAGACCGTCACCGACTACTCGGTCCGGCCGTTCGTCGCGCGGATCCCCGACCGCGAGTACACGCCCGACGAGCGCGAGGTCGCCGAAATCGCCGTTCTCTCCGTCGCGGACCTCACCGACCGCGCCAACTACGAGTCCGAACAGCGCGACCACCCCCACTACGGCGAGATCCGCATCCACTTCTTCCACGTCGACGGCTACACCGTCTGGGGCGCCACGGGGCGAATGCTCGTCCAACTGCTGGAACTGACGACGGACTGGCGGATGCCACCCGAAGTCGACCGCGTGGTCGACCCCGACGCCGACCTGCCGGTCTGA